In Beutenbergia cavernae DSM 12333, the DNA window CGGGATCCCGCCCGAGCGCGTGGTCGGGTCAGCGGTCGGGCTGGAGTACGACGCCGAGTCGAACGACGTCCGGTACTCCACGTCGTTCGACTACATGGACGACGGCCCGATGAAGCCGGTGCGGATCTGGAGCCGGATCGGCCGCCGCCCGATCCTCGCCGGCGGGAACTCGAACGGCGACGTCGAGATGCTCCGGTTCGTGCAGAAGCACCCGCGCAGCCTGAGCCTGCTCGTGCACCACGACGACGACACCGGGCGCGGCGACCCGCCGTACGACAAGGGGGCGGAGCGGGCGCTCGACGTCGCGTCGGAGCACGGCTTCCAGCTGATCAGCATCAAGGACGACTGGTCGCGCGTCTTCCCCGCGGGTCCGTGAGCTCCTGGCCGGCGCCCTCGGTCGCGCCGACGGGGCTGGGGCGCGCCTGGCTGCTGCCGACCCTGCGCGGGTACGACCGGCGCTGGATCGGTGGCGACGTCGTCGGCGGACTCGCCGCGGGCGCCGTCGTCGTCCCGCAGGCGATGGCGTACGCGACGATCGCCGGCCTGCCCGTCACGTTCGGTCTCTACACGTGCATGGTGCCGATGCTCGTGTACGCGCTGCTCGGTGGGTCGACGACGCTGAGCATGAGCACGACGTCGACCATCGCCACGCTCAGCGCGACGACGCTCCTGACCGCGGGGATCGTCGCCGGCGCGGACGACCCCAGCGCGGCGCTGTGCACGTTGACGCTGCTCGTCGGGCTCGCGCTGCTCCTCGCCCGTGTGCTGCGCCTCGGCGGGCTCGTCGAGAACATCTCGCAGGCGACGGTCATCGGGATCAAGACCGGCGTCGGCGCGACGGTGGCGGCCGGTCAGCTGCCGAAGCTCCTCGGCGTGGAGCCCGCACCTGAGGGCACCGGCTTCTTCGGCGTCGTCCGCGCGGCGATCGCGGCGTTCGACCAGGTGAACGTGCCGACGCTGCTCCTCTCGGTCGCGAGCGTGGCGGCGCTCGTGCTGCTCGCCCGGTTCGTCCCCCGGCTGCCCGCGCCCCTCGTCGTCGTCGCCGGCGGCATCCTGCTCGTGGCGCTCGCCGGGATCGCCGACCGCGGCGTCGCGCTCATCGACCCGGTCGAACCGGGACTGCCGCATCTCGTGCTCCCGGACGTCGGCGTGGTCAGCTCGGTGCTGCCGGGCGCCCTCGCCATCGCCGTCATGGCGTTCCTCGAGACGGTCTCCGTCGCCCGCGGTGTGCGACGGAGGAGCGAGCCACAGATCGACCCGAACCGGGAGCTGTTCGCGAACGGCGTCGCGGCGACCGTCGGGGCCTTCACGCAGGCGATGCCGCCCGCGGGCGGCTTCTCGCAGACGGCTGTCAACCAGCGTGCCGGCGCCCGGTCCCAGCTCGCCGGGATCGTCACCATGGTGCTGGCGGTCGCCGTCGCCCTGTTCCTCGCGCCGGTGCTCGACGACCTCCCGCAGGCGACGCTCGGAGCGATGGTCTTCGTGGCCACGCTCGGGCTCATCAACCTGCGGGAGTTCTCTCACCTGTGGCGGCTCAACCGCACCGAGTTCGTCGTCGCCGCCCTGACAGCGGTGGTGGGGCTCGTCGTCGGGCTGCTCGCCGCCGTCGGGGTCGGCGTGGTGCTCACCCTCTTCCTCGTGCTGCGGGAGCTCGACCGACCGCGGGTCGTGCCCCTGGTCGCGCGGGACGGCGGCGGCTGGGCGCCTCTGCGGGCCGAGGTCGACGAACCGCAGACGGTCCGGGCCGGTGACGCCACGGTCCTCGCCCTGCATCTCGACGGCGGCCTCTACACCGCCAACGTCCGCCCCACCGCCGACCAGATCGTCGCGTGGGCGAGCGTGACGCGGCCGGACGCCGTCGTGCTCGAAGTGGATGCGATGCGCATGCTGACGTCGACCGTCGTCGGTGGCCTGAGGGACCTCGACCGCGAGCTCGGCGACCTCGGTGCCCGGCTGTACCTCACGCGCGTTCCGCCAGATGTGCAGGCGGCAGCGGCGGAGTCGTCCTGGTTCTCGGGGTTGCGCGACTCCGGCCGGGTGCTCGAGACGGTCGACGACGCGCTGGCGGCGATCGGCGCGCGCTCTCCCGCGTGAGCCGGCTCAACCGAGCGCGATCCCGGTGGCGGGAGTGAGGAGCCCTCGGCTCTCGGCGAGCCGTAGCGCCTCCCGCCGCCCCGTGGCCCCGAGCTTGCGGTAGATCGCCCGCTGGTGGGTCTTCACGGTGTTCAGCGTGATGCTCAGCGAGACGGCGATCTCCGCGGCGGTCATGCTGGACCGCAAGAACGACAGCACCAGGCGCTCACGTTCGGTGAGGTCCCAGGGCGTGGCGGGACGGGGTGCGCCCGTGGCCTCGGCGCGTGCCAGGACCTCGACTACGAAGGCCTCGTGCGCCGTCCCGCGCGTCAGGTGCGCGGCGAGCGGCGCCGCCAGGTCGTGCGCTCGCTCGAGGAACGGGCGGATCGAACCGATCGAGGCCGCGCGCGTGATCGCCAGCTCGAGGCCACGATGCGCGTCGCTGGGCCGGCCGGCGTCGAGGGCGAGCAGCACCCAGGTGAGGCCGGCGGCGACGGCGAGGTGCCCGCCCTCCGGCGTCTGCGCGCTCCTCAGTGCGCGGGACGCCGCGTCGGCGAGGCCGCCGCGGCGCAGGTACTCCGCCTCCCAGACCGAGACGATCGGCAGCCGCGGGCCGTCGGGCATCTCACGCACGGTGTGCACAGCCGCCCCGAGATCGCCCTTCGTCGCGAGACGGTGCGCGTGGACGAGCGTGTCCAGGGTCGGCCAGCCCGAGCCCACGCCCGAGCTGAGGGCGGCGCCGTCGCCCTGGAGGTCGGCCGTCATCTGGAGCACGGCCGCGGCGACGGCGTGCGTGGCGTCGCGTGCGCTCGCGTCGCGCGCCAGTGTCAGGAGCTCGCGTGCGAGCCCGAGGTCGTCGCGCCAGAACGCGTGAAGGCCTCGTGCCAGGTGGGCCGGGGCGAGGAACGACGCCGAGCCGTGAGCCGAGCGAGTCGCACGTTCGACGGCGGCCACGGCCGCCAGGTCGGCGTGGCCGGGGGCGGAGGCGGCCATCGCGAGGCTCCGCTCGGCCGCCGCAGCGAGCTCGATGACCGGAAGGCCGGCGGTGGCCGCCGCTCGCTCGGCCTCGCGCAACAGCTCGGCCGCCGCGCCGTCCGGGTCCGTGCCCCCACGCGCGCGCCCGAGGTGGAGGAGGAGGGCGGCACGAGTCGCGGGATCGAGGTGGACGGGTCCTGCCAGGAGCTCGGAGGCTCGGCGCACGGCGTCGTCATCGGGCCGAGCCGGCACGGCGACGAGCTCGACGAGCGCGCGCGGTACCACCGCGGCGGTCTCGCGGGGCACCCAGGCGAGCAGGGCGTCACCGGTGGCGAGGTCCGCCCCCGCGTACGCACCCGCCGCCCGGATCAGCAGGAGGTCGGTCCGGTGGCGGTCGCTCGCCGCGCTGGCACCCGCCAGGTCGGACAGCGTGTCGAGCTCGCCCGCGGCCATGAGCTCCCAGGACCGATCGATCACGATCCGGGCCGCCAGGTCGACGTCGCTGCCCGCCACGGCGTGCTCCACCGCTGACCGCGGATCGTGCGGCGCCCAGTAGCGCGCGGCCCTCGTGTGGAGGTCGCGGGAACGCGCGGGATCCGTCCGGCGGCGGAGGGCACGGACGTGCCGGGCGAACACGGACTGCCACCGGTACGCCGGATCGTCGCCGACCGATCCGTCCGTATCGAGGAAGACCGCGAGATGCACGCACTCGCCGAGCAGGCGGGCGCCGTCGTCGCCGACGAGCGAGGCGGCGAGCGGGCCCGTCACGCGGTCGCTCGTCGTCGCGTCGAGCACGAAGGCGGCGACGTCATCGGGCAGCAGGTCCAGGACCTGCTCGGACAGGTAGCCGACCAGCGTCTCGCCCTCCTCCGCCGGCGCGGTGATCTCCCGTGTCCCCGCCCGGCCCGAGAGGGCGAGGGCGGCGAGCCGGACCGCCGCGGGCCAGCCCTGGGTGGCGCGCCCGAGGGCGCGGGCGTCGTCCTCGGACGGTGTCAGCGCCTCGGCGTGCAGCAGCGCGGCGACCTCGTCCGTCGTGAGCGCGAGCTCGTCCGCGCGGATCTCGGCGAGCGCGCCGTCGAGACGCAGCCGGTGCAGCGCGAGCGGCGGGTCGTGACGGGCGAGCAGCACCAGTCGGAGCGCGGGATGGCGGATGCGCACGAGGTGCGCCAGCACGTTCGGCTCGTCCAGTCCGAGCCGGTGGGCGTCGTCGAGCACGAGCACGACCGGGTCGCACGTGTCGTCGAGCGCGGCGACGAGGCCGTCGAGCAGGTCCGCCCACGGCACGCTGCCCTCGCGGGCCGCGTCGCGGGCGAGCTGGGACAGCCGGCCGGCCGCGTCCGGTTCGACCTGCCCGGCCACCGATGACGCCACCGCACGGAAGAGGGCGAGCGGCCGGGCCACCGACGCGTCGACGTCGAGCCACGCGACGCCGGCCCGGCCCACGGCCCAGCCGCGCACGAGGGTCGTCTTCCCGTACCCGGCCGGTGCCGAGACGAGCGTGACGGGTGCGCGCGTGACGGCGTCGTCGAGCGCCGCGCCGAGCCGCGGCCGGTCGATGGCAGTACCGCCCCTCATGAGGGAACCGTAGGAGAGGTGGCGCCGTCGCGCGCGGCGGCGCCACCCCTCGGTCTCGGACCTACGGCGCCGGCCGTCGAGCCGCGAGCGTGATGGCGCCACCGCCCACCAGCAGCGCCGCGAGCAGGAGCAGCCACACGGAGTCCGACCCGGTCGGCGGGAGACCGGGGTCGAACGTGTTCGTCACGGTGATCACGGCCGGATCCGCGCCGGCTGCCGGCACGACCACCTGGCCCGGCTCGCCACCCTCGACCGTGGTGGAGATCGACGACGACGCCGCCCCGCCGTCGTCGGTCTCGGTCACCACGCACTCGGCATCGACCGGCAGGCCGTCGTACGTGGCCGGTTCACCTGGGCTCACGTCGCGGGTCGCCCCGCCCGGAACCTCGATCGCCGCATCCTGGAACGTGCACGCGAGGCTGACCTCGAACGACGTCGGCGCGGTCGCGGCCCCGGCTCCGTCCACGACCTTCTCCACGACGAGGGAGCCGACGTCGAACGTGTTCGTCACGGTGACCGCCGCCGGGTCGGCGTCAGCGCCCGGGACCACGACCTGGCCCGGCTGGCCACCCTCGACCGTGGTGGAGATCGACGACGACGCCGCCCCGGCATCGTCGGTCTCCGTCACCACGCACTCGGCACCGACCGGGAGCCCGTCGTAGGACGCCGGGGCGTCCGGGGTGACCTCACGGGTCGCCCCGCCCGGGACCTCGATCGGTGCGCCCTCGAACGTGCACGCGAGGCTCACCTCGAACGGGGCGACGACGAACGCCGCCCCGTCGCCGTCCACGACCTTCTCGACGACGATCGAGCCCAGGTCGTACGTGTTCGCCACCGTGATGACGATCGGGTCCGGGACGCCCGGCGTCTCGTCCGGGGTGACGATCACCGTCTCCGGATCGATCGTGACCGACGTCGCGCCGCCCTGGTCCGTCTCCGTGAGCGTGCACTCCGACCCGTCGAGCAGCCCGAAGTACGCGGCGGTCGCGGTGTCGTCGGCGTCGAGCTCCAGCTCTCGCGTCGGACCGCCCGGGATCGGGAGGGACTGACCCTCGAACGTGCACGCGAGGGAGACCTCGAACGGCCCCGTGGCGTACTGCGCGCCGTCCCCGGTCACGACCTTCTGCACCAGCAGCGGGTCGACAGCGAAGACGTTCCTGACGTTCACCGTGACGCTCGTGGGCTCGCCGTCCGAGGTCGGCGGGACGACGACGTCGACCGACGTGCCGTCCACCGGCTCGCCGCCGTCCACGGTCATCGTGGTCTCGGTCGCACCGGCGTCGTCCGTCTCGGTGACCGTGCACTCCGACCCGACCGGCAGGCCGTCGTACGTCACCGTCTCGCCCACCTCGATCACCCGGGTCGGACCGCCGGGGATCGTCAGCTCGACGTCCTCGTACGTGCACGCCACCGACACCTCGAACGGTCCGGGGCCGTAGATCGCGCCGAGCCCGGCGATGGCCTTGGTCACGTCGATCGAGCCGACGTCGAACGTGTTCGTGATGACGACCTGGACCGGCTCGTCGTCGCCGATCGTGACGGTGTCCGGCACGACGACGGCGCCGGTCGCCCCGCCGTCGTCCACCTCGGTGACCGTGCACACGGCTCCCGTGGGCACGTTCGCGATCTGCGCGTCGAGAGGTCCGGCACCGCCGAGCGTGACGGTGCTGTCGTAGACGACGCGCGGCTCGAGCGGCCCGTCGCCGTCGTCGTCGAACGTGCACTGGACGGCGATCGTGAACGGTCCGGCGCCCCACTCCTCGGCGCCGTCGCCGTCGACCACCTTCAGCAGGTCGAGGGCGCCGACGTCGAACACGTTCGTCACCGCGACGTCGGTGGTGGGCCCGCCGCCGGGCAGCGTGTCCGGGGTCAGCACCACCGTGGCCGACGTGCCGTCCGTGATGACCGGGTCCGCGCCGTCCTGCGTGACGGTGATGGACGTCGAGCTCGCTCCCGCCGTGTCGGACTCGGTGATGGTGCACTCCGCACCCGCGGGCAGACCCGTGAGGGCGACCGGGTCCGCGCCGTCCTCGAGCTCCACCAGCATCGGCCCGGGTGGCGCATAGCCGTCCGCGAAGACCTCGTCGCCGAGGAAGGTGCACTCGACCTCCGCCTCGAAGGGCCCGAACGGGATCGGGTCGCCGTTCTCGTCGACCGCGTCCGACTCGACGGTCTTCGACAGCTCCAGCCCGGCGAGCTGGTACACGTTGACGGCCTCGATCGTCGCGACGTCCGGCTCCTCGCCGATCGTGACCGTGCCCACGACGAGCTCCGTCTCGCCGTTGCTCCCGTCCTCCGTGATCGTGCACTCCGCGCCGTACGGCAGGTTCGGCACCGTCACGGGTTCGCCTGGCGTGACGGTGATCGGGATCGGATCCAGGACCGTCTCCACCGGCGTGCCGATGGCCGAGGTGCACTGGACGAACAGCTCGAACTCGTCCGGTGCGAAGTCCGCGCCCGGGCCGGTCACCAGCTTGTCCACCTGCAGCGAGCCGGTCGCCGTCGCGACGCCGACCTTCGTGCCCTCCGTGGGGAGCAGGTCGATGTCGCCCTGCGGCGACACGACCACCGCCGAGGCGGCAGCGGAGTTCCAGGCGATCGAGCGGTCCCCGGCCTCCGGCGCCGTGGCCGGCGTGCGCGTCGTGCCCTCGAACCCGATGAACTCGCCGGGCTGGAAGAGATCGTCCTCGGGGAACGTCACGATGAACCGGAGCGCCGTGATGGAGGCGACGAGCTCCGGTGTCTCGGCACCGGTGAACTCCACCCACCCGGCCACCGGGTCGTCGGGACACTGCGGGGCGTTGATCGGGTCGTTGAGGTCGTCCATGCAGTAGTCGTCCGACGTCGTGTACGCCGCGAGAATCTCCGCGCCGGGCGGTGCGTTGATCAGCGTGGGCGGCGGGTCGATCGTGAAGATCGGCGACCACTGCGACCCACGCGGCGAGTCGGCGAACGAGCCGGTGTCGCCGAGCGCGGGCCAGCGGTCG includes these proteins:
- a CDS encoding SulP family inorganic anion transporter codes for the protein MSSWPAPSVAPTGLGRAWLLPTLRGYDRRWIGGDVVGGLAAGAVVVPQAMAYATIAGLPVTFGLYTCMVPMLVYALLGGSTTLSMSTTSTIATLSATTLLTAGIVAGADDPSAALCTLTLLVGLALLLARVLRLGGLVENISQATVIGIKTGVGATVAAGQLPKLLGVEPAPEGTGFFGVVRAAIAAFDQVNVPTLLLSVASVAALVLLARFVPRLPAPLVVVAGGILLVALAGIADRGVALIDPVEPGLPHLVLPDVGVVSSVLPGALAIAVMAFLETVSVARGVRRRSEPQIDPNRELFANGVAATVGAFTQAMPPAGGFSQTAVNQRAGARSQLAGIVTMVLAVAVALFLAPVLDDLPQATLGAMVFVATLGLINLREFSHLWRLNRTEFVVAALTAVVGLVVGLLAAVGVGVVLTLFLVLRELDRPRVVPLVARDGGGWAPLRAEVDEPQTVRAGDATVLALHLDGGLYTANVRPTADQIVAWASVTRPDAVVLEVDAMRMLTSTVVGGLRDLDRELGDLGARLYLTRVPPDVQAAAAESSWFSGLRDSGRVLETVDDALAAIGARSPA
- a CDS encoding LuxR C-terminal-related transcriptional regulator: MRGGTAIDRPRLGAALDDAVTRAPVTLVSAPAGYGKTTLVRGWAVGRAGVAWLDVDASVARPLALFRAVASSVAGQVEPDAAGRLSQLARDAAREGSVPWADLLDGLVAALDDTCDPVVLVLDDAHRLGLDEPNVLAHLVRIRHPALRLVLLARHDPPLALHRLRLDGALAEIRADELALTTDEVAALLHAEALTPSEDDARALGRATQGWPAAVRLAALALSGRAGTREITAPAEEGETLVGYLSEQVLDLLPDDVAAFVLDATTSDRVTGPLAASLVGDDGARLLGECVHLAVFLDTDGSVGDDPAYRWQSVFARHVRALRRRTDPARSRDLHTRAARYWAPHDPRSAVEHAVAGSDVDLAARIVIDRSWELMAAGELDTLSDLAGASAASDRHRTDLLLIRAAGAYAGADLATGDALLAWVPRETAAVVPRALVELVAVPARPDDDAVRRASELLAGPVHLDPATRAALLLHLGRARGGTDPDGAAAELLREAERAAATAGLPVIELAAAAERSLAMAASAPGHADLAAVAAVERATRSAHGSASFLAPAHLARGLHAFWRDDLGLARELLTLARDASARDATHAVAAAVLQMTADLQGDGAALSSGVGSGWPTLDTLVHAHRLATKGDLGAAVHTVREMPDGPRLPIVSVWEAEYLRRGGLADAASRALRSAQTPEGGHLAVAAGLTWVLLALDAGRPSDAHRGLELAITRAASIGSIRPFLERAHDLAAPLAAHLTRGTAHEAFVVEVLARAEATGAPRPATPWDLTERERLVLSFLRSSMTAAEIAVSLSITLNTVKTHQRAIYRKLGATGRREALRLAESRGLLTPATGIALG